A window from Zingiber officinale cultivar Zhangliang chromosome 7A, Zo_v1.1, whole genome shotgun sequence encodes these proteins:
- the LOC121999291 gene encoding uncharacterized protein LOC121999291 yields the protein MNAPGNNQMIAPKIHKQLVNACAVETTNTILADLGDRWFTLLLDEARDCSVKEQMEVVIRYVNKYGEVIERFMAVVHVATTTTACLKEAIDSLFAKYGLSVARLRGQGYDGASNMSGEFNGLKSLIMEKKSVIDIILQEMDSRFSETTTDLLINMSCLDPRNSFSRFDAQKLVRLAHFYEDDFSWNERMLVEQELETYIDDVRSDEWFEGISDLGALAKKMIETMKNRVFPLVYRMIELALLLLVATATVERVFSAMNIVKTDLRNKIGDEWMNDSLAVYIEKDVFNTVDNELILQSFSEHGVSKNAIVTSRPPLHD from the exons ATGAATGCACCtggaaataatcaaatgattgcccCAAAAATTCATAAGCAATTGGTGAATGCTTGTGCAGTTGAGACCACAAATACTATTCTAGCTGATCTTGGAGATAGGTGGTTCACTTTACTACTTGATGAGGCTCGTGACTGTTCAGTGAAAGAGCAAATGGAAGTTGTTATTAGATATGTGAACAAATATGGAGAGGTGATTGAACGATTTATGGCTGTAGTTCATGTTGCAACAACTACAACTGCTTGTTTGAAGGAGGCAATCGACTCTTTATTTGCTAAGTATGGTTTGTCAGTGGCGAGATTGAGgggtcaaggatatgatggtgcttCTAATATGTCTGGAGAATTTAATGGATTAAAATCACTGATAATGGAAAAAAAATCC GTTATCGATATTATTCTACAGGAGATGGATAGCCGTTTCTCTGAAACAACTACAGATTTGTTGATTAATATGTCATGCCTTGATCCTAGGAACTCGTTCTCTAGATTTGATGCACAGAAGTTAGTGCGTCTGGCTCATTTTTATGAggatgatttttcttggaatgaGCGTATGTTGGTTGAACAAGAGCTTGAAACATATATTGATGACGTCAGATCAGATGAATGGTTTGAAGGCATTTCAGATTTGGGAGCTCTTGCAAAGAAAATGATTGAAACAATGAAGAACCGTGTGTTTCCTTTGGTTTATCGGATGATTGAGCTAGCCTTACTTCTTCTAGTTGCTACTGCAACCGTTGAAAGAGTGTTTTCGGCAATGAATATTGTCAAAACAGATTTGCGAAACAAGATTggagatgaatggatgaatgaTAGTTTAGCAGTCTATATCGAGAAAGATGTTTTTAATACTGTCGACAATGAGCTAATTTTACAGTCTTTTTCAGAACATGGAGTCTCGAAGAATGCAATTGTCAC ATCGCGGCCGCCCCTCCATGATTAA
- the LOC122001204 gene encoding uncharacterized protein LOC122001204 has product MARKKVTLGWIAHDATRRTTFKKRKQSLLKKVSELATLCAIDACAVVYGPEDEAPEAWPSPAETARMAARFRAMPESDQSRKKTDQEGFLRERVAKLREQLSRQDRRNRELEASLLMHEMLSGGGWRMCDVGIEQAAELVRLAEIKLALVRNRVEREKARTAVEPPPQAVEQVVCMAVGPSIEFVKTPWQAAEQVVDMAEDPWIGFVLPPLQAVEQAVGTVETVAEDETLNWLVEALSAGEIAPFADVGEQEAMALSCVDQEPWDVGALSCVDQEPWDVGALSCVDQEPCIDQEPWDVGALSCIDQEPCIDQEPWDVGKQEVMALCCIAEDAVDPWMEFVEKMFGAVPLSCFEPESVEQDHPPWQAPLVLFNSNFDC; this is encoded by the coding sequence ATGGCGAGGAAGAAGGTTACGCTCGGGTGGATCGCGCACGACGCCACGCGCCGCACCACCTTCAAGAAACGGAAGCAGAGTCTACTCAAGAAGGTGAGCGAGCTCGCCACCCTCTGCGCCATCGACGCCTGTGCCGTCGTCTACGGACCGGAGGATGAGGCGCCGGAGGCGTGGCCTTCGCCTGCGGAGACGGCGCGCATGGCGGCGCGGTTCAGGGCAATGCCGGAATCGGATCAGAGTCGCAAGAAGACGGACCAGGAAGGGTTCCTCCGCGAGCGGGTGGCCAAGCTGCGGGAGCAGCTCAGCCGGCAGGATCGCCGGAACAGGGAGCTGGAGGCGAGCCTGCTCATGCACGAAATGCTGTCCGGCGGCGGATGGAGGATGTGCGACGTGGGCATCGAGCAGGCCGCGGAGCTCGTGCGGTTGGCGGAGATAAAGCTGGCGCTGGTGCGCAACAGGGTCGAGAGGGAGAAGGCGAGGACCGCGGTGGAGCCGCCTCCGCAGGCGGTCGAACAGGTGGTGTGCATGGCGGTGGGTCCATCGATAGAATTTGTGAAGACGCCGTGGCAGGCGGCCGAACAGGTGGTGGACATGGCGGAGGATCCATGGATAGGATTTGTGTTGCCGCCGCTGCAGGCGGTCGAACAGGCGGTAGGCACGGTGGAGACAGTGGCGGAGGACGAAACCCTAAACTGGCTCGTGGAGGCCTTGAGCGCCGGCGAAATTGCACCGTTCGCCGACGTTGGGGAACAAGAAGCCATGGCATTAAGCTGCGTTGATCAGGAGCCGTGGGATGTTGGGGCATTAAGCTGCGTTGATCAGGAGCCGTGGGATGTTGGGGCATTAAGCTGCGTTGATCAGGAGCCGTGCATTGATCAGGAGCCGTGGGATGTTGGGGCATTAAGCTGCATTGATCAGGAGCCGTGCATTGATCAGGAGCCGTGGGATGTTGGGAAACAAGAAGTCATGGCTTTATGCTGCATTGCTGAGGACGCGGTGGATCCATGGATGGAATTTGTGGAGAAAATGTTTGGCGCCGTGCCTTTGTCTTGCTTTGAGCCCGAGTCGGTGGAGCAGGATCACCCTCCATGGCAAGCTCCGTTGGTCCTCTTCAACAGCAACTTCGATTGCTGA
- the LOC122001205 gene encoding glycine-rich protein A3-like, which translates to MGGGKDKHDESDKGLFSNLAHTIGGQGYYPGGYPPPPGAYPPPPGAYPPQGYPPQGYPQGHGYPPSGYPPAGYPPSGYPPAGYPPSGYPPAGYPPSGYPPSGYPPAGYPGPSAPHHGGHGSNHTGALLAGGAAAAAAAYGVHHLSHGHHGQGMYPHGFGHHGKFKHHKHYGKFKHGKFMGKHGMFGGKHKFFKKWK; encoded by the exons ATGGGAGGTGGAAAAGATAAGCATGATGAATCAGACAAGGGTTTATTTTCAAACTTAGCACACACTATTGGTGGGCAAGGATACTACCCTGGAGGCTACCCTCCTCCTCCAGGGGCATATCCACCACCACCTGGTGCATACCCACCGCAAGGGTATCCACCTCAGGGATATCCTCAAGGCCATGGCTATCCTCCATCGGGATATCCGCCTGCCGGATACCCGCCATCAGGATATCCCCCTGCCGGATACCCGCCATCAGGATATCCCCCTGCCGGATACCCGCCATCAGGATATCCGCCTTCCGGATATCCACCGGCTGGATATCCTGGTCCATCAGCTCCACACCACG GAGGACATGGATCCAACCACACGGGGGCATTGCTGGCCGgtggagcagcagcagcagctgcTGCCTATGGCGTGCACCATTTGTCACATGGGCATCATGGGCAAGGGATGTATCCCCACGGATTCGGCCACCATGGAAAGTTCAAGCACCACAAGCACTACGGCAAGTTCAAGCATGGGAAATTTATGGGAAAGCATGGCATGTTCGGAGGCAAGCACAAGTTTTTCAAGAAGTGGAAGTGA
- the LOC122000010 gene encoding uncharacterized protein LOC122000010 gives MGIITSSLSFLLGTGCGIYIAQNYNVPNVKELVNTWVYKAKGWEDKYRKRDRD, from the coding sequence ATGGGAATAATAACAAGCAGCTTGTCTTTCTTACTGGGAACAGGTTGCGGCATTTACATTGCCCAAAATTACAACGTCCCCAATGTGAAGGAGCTGGTCAATACATGGGTTTACAAGGCGAAGGGATGGGAAGACAAATACAGGAAGAGGGATAGAGATTAG
- the LOC122000009 gene encoding uncharacterized protein LOC122000009 encodes MPRKKVTLGWIAHDATRRATFKKRKRSLLKKVSELATLCSIDACAVVYGLEDEAPEVWPSPAEAARVTARFRAVPESDQSRKKTDQEGFLRQRAAKLREQLIRQDRGNRELEASLLMHEVLSGGGWRMRDVGIEQAAELVRLAEMKLALVRNRVEREKARTAVELPRQAAEQVVGMAGDPWIGFVLPPLQAVEQVVNMAEDPWIGFVLPPLPAVEQVVDMAENPWIGFVLPPLQAVEQAVGTVETVAEDETLNWLVEALSAGEIAPFADVGEQEAMALSCIDQEPCIDQEPWDVVALSCIDQEPWDVGTLSCIDQEPWDVGALSCIDQEPCIDQEPWDVGEQEVMALCCIDEESEDPWMEFVEKMFGAVPLSCFEPESVE; translated from the coding sequence ATGCCGAGGAAGAAGGTTACGCTCGGGTGGATCGCCCACGACGCCACGCGCCGCGCCACCTTCAAGAAGCGGAAGCGGAGTCTCCTCAAGAAGGTGAGCGAGCTCGCCACCCTCTGTAGCATCGACGCCTGCGCCGTCGTTTACGGACTGGAGGATGAGGCGCCGGAGGTGTGGCCTTCGCCTGCGGAGGCCGCGCGCGTGACGGCGCGGTTCAGGGCGGTGCCGGAATCGGATCAGAGTCGCAAGAAGACGGACCAGGAAGGGTTCCTCCGCCAGCGGGCGGCCAAGCTGCGGGAGCAGCTCATCCGGCAGGATCGCGGCAACAGGGAGCTGGAGGCGAGCCTGCTCATGCACGAAGTGCTGTCCGGAGGCGGATGGAGGATGCGCGACGTGGGAATCGAGCAGGCCGCGGAGCTCGTGCGGTTGGCGGAGATGAAGCTGGCGCTGGTGCGCAACAGGGTCGAGAGGGAGAAGGCGAGGACCGCGGTGGAGCTGCCTCGGCAGGCGGCCGAACAGGTGGTGGGCATGGCGGGGGATCCATGGATAGGATTTGTGTTGCCGCCGCTGCAGGCGGTCGAACAGGTGGTGAACATGGCGGAGGATCCATGGATAGGATTTGTGTTGCCGCCGCTGCCGGCGGTCGAACAGGTGGTGGACATGGCGGAGAATCCATGGATAGGATTTGTGTTGCCGCCGCTGCAGGCGGTCGAACAGGCGGTAGGCACGGTGGAGACAGTGGCGGAGGACGAAACCCTAAACTGGCTCGTGGAGGCCTTGAGCGCCGGCGAAATTGCACCGTTCGCCGACGTTGGGGAACAAGAAGCCATGGCATTAAGCTGCATTGATCAGGAACCGTGCATTGATCAGGAGCCGTGGGATGTTGTGGCATTAAGCTGCATTGATCAGGAGCCGTGGGATGTTGGGACATTAAGCTGCATTGATCAGGAGCCGTGGGATGTTGGGGCATTAAGCTGCATTGATCAGGAGCCGTGCATTGATCAGGAGCCGTGGGATGTTGGGGAACAAGAAGTCATGGCTTTATGCTGCATTGATGAGGAGTCGGAGGATCCATGGATGGAATTTGTGGAGAAAATGTTTGGCGCCGTGCCTTTGTCTTGCTTTGAGCCCGAGTCGGTGGAATGA
- the LOC122001203 gene encoding protein SODIUM POTASSIUM ROOT DEFECTIVE 2-like, with protein sequence MASLLFKDKKGGGGGVNFSCVSPASAAICTSIDLRSTVQPAGGGSRALDRHTLHLRDPRRRPKSTAVASVSQVPLRSKTVRLKSSERPRGGTVSVPGSARYLLGGDEEEEDGVTIDGDAYLEETEKDLAPLVSLDPPTLRALMSEPVGFNACSVSAAAAATKRQNQVVALRVSLHCKGCEGKVRKHISKMEGVTSFEIDFASKKVTVVGDVTPLGVLSSISKVKHAQFWPSPAPPSDSLLPQ encoded by the exons ATGGCTTCCCTGCTCTTCAAGGACAAGAAAGGCGGCGGCGGAGGTGTCAACTTCTCCTGCGTTTCCCCTGCCTCCGCCGCCATCTGCACCAGCATCGACCTTCGGTCCACGGTTCAGCCTGCCGGCGGCGGCAGCCGAGCCCTCGACCGGCACACGCTCCACCTCCGCGACCCACGCCGGCGGCCCAAGTCCACCGCGGTTGCGTCTGTGTCCCAGGTGCCGTTGAGGTCCAAGACAGTCCGGCTCAAGAGCTCGGAGAGACCGCGCGGCGGTACGGTCAGCGTCCCGGGGTCAGCGCGGTACCTGCTCGGCggcgacgaggaggaggaggacggcGTCACCATCGACGGCGACGCCTACTTGGAGGAAACAGAGAAGGATTTGGCTCCCTTGGTGTCGCTAGACCCGCCGACGCTGAGAGCGCTGATGAGCGAACCGGTTGGATTTAACGCCTGCTCTgtttccgccgccgccgccgccactaAAAGGCAAAACCAG GTTGTGGCGCTGAGAGTGTCATTGCACTGCAAGGGGTGTGAAGGGAAGGTGAGGAAGCACATTTCCAAGATGGAAG GAGTGACATCATTCGAGATCGACTTCGCGTCCAAGAAGGTGACGGTCGTGGGCGACGTGACGCCACTGGGAGTCCTCAGCAGCATCTCCAAGGTGAAGCACGCCCAGTTCTGGCCATCTCCTGCTCCACCATCGGATTCCCTGTTACCACAGTAA